A stretch of Schistocerca americana isolate TAMUIC-IGC-003095 chromosome 3, iqSchAmer2.1, whole genome shotgun sequence DNA encodes these proteins:
- the LOC124607447 gene encoding cuticle protein 16.5-like translates to MQTLIVLSAMLAVALATPGYLGAAPAAVVAPAAYAAPAVVAAPVHAGYAAYGPAPVAVRSDGYLLDTPAVAATRAAHLTAVAQTQARDAVINGAALAYAARAYAAPAVAYAAPAPLAYPAPAAIAAPGALAAAAHLHAKAALLG, encoded by the exons ATGCAGACCCTG ATCGTCCTGAGCGCTATGCTGGCCGTGGCTCTGGCGACTCCAGGCTACCTGGGCGCCGCCCCTGCCGCAGTGGTAGCCCCCgctgcctacgccgcccccgctgtgGTGGCCGCCCCCGTGCACGCCGGCTATGCAGCCTACGGCCCCGCCCCCGTCGCTGTCCGCTCTGACGGCTACCTGCTGGACACCCCTGCCGTTGCCGCCACCAGGGCCGCCCACCTGACCGCCGTCGCCCAGACACAGGCCCGTGACGCCGTCATCAACGGCGCCGCCCTCGCCTACGCCGCCCGCGCTTACGCTGCCCCCGCAGTGGCGTACGCCGCCCCTGCTCCCTTGGCCTACCCCGCCCCAGCTGCCATTGCAGCCCCAGGTGCCCTTGCCGCCGCCGCCCACCTTCATGCTAAGGCTGCTCTGCTGGGCTGA